GAGCAGGTGAATCCAAACAGTCAGGCCCTTGACCAGTTAACGGCCTTGGAACTCGTGGACTTGTTCAATCGAGAAGACCAGCAGGTGATTGCCGCGATCGCAGCAGCACGGGAATCCCTAGCCCAAGCTATTGAACGGACAGCAGAGGCCCTCCGCCAAGGGGGACGGCTATTTTACGTGGGAGCAGGCACCAGTGGACGCTTAGGCGTGTTGGATGCAGCAGAGTGTCCCCCTACCTTTTGCACACCACCGGACATGGTGCAGGGCATTCTTGCGGGAGGAGTCTCAGCTATGTTTCGTAGCTCCGAAGCCTTGGAAGACCGAGAAGCTGATGGGGCAGCCGCGATCGCTGAGCATCAGATCACTGCTCAAGATGTAATTTTAGGGATCACCGCTGGAGGCACTACACCCTATGTGCACGGCGCACTGCACGAAGCCCGACTGCGAGGAGCGACTACCATGTTTCTAGCCTGTGTGCCTCCCGACCAAGTGAGAGTTACGGTGGATGTTGATATCCGGCTGTTAGTAGGGCCAGAGGTGTTGGCGGGTTCTACTCGGCTGAAGGCGGGAACAGTGACCAAGCTAGCGTTGAATATTCTTTCCACAGGCGTGATGGTGCAATTGGGTAAGGTGTATGGTAATCGCATGGTAGATGTGTCAGTGACCAACCAAAAACTGCACGATCGTGCCCTACGCATCATAGTAGATTTAACAGGCTTAGCCCGTGACCAAGCCGATGAGCTACTGACTCGCAGCGGTAAGTCTGTCAAACGAGCACTGCTAATGCATTGGACAGGGTTAGATGCTGCTGAGGCTCAACAATTGCTCAGTCAAACTCAGGGACATCTGCGCCAAGCTGTACAGACCTATCAACAACTCATGTCATGAACCTTTTCGGTAGGGCATTATTCGTTGGATTGGCAATCGCGATCGTGGTGACAGGCATCATCTGGCTCAACCTTGATCGCATCGTCAAAAACCAAGTAGAGCGAGACCTCACAACGGCTCTTCAGACAACCACTACCATTAGCCGATTCCGCCTTAATCCCTGGCGCGGTCAGTTAACGATCCAAGGGTTGACGATCGCCAACCCTGCCAACTTCACAACTCCCAACCTCGTAACTGTCCAGAGCATTCAAGTCCAACTCCGACCTGCAAGCTTACTTAGCAATACTCTTAAAATCAAAGAAATGAGAGTTCAGTCTACCGAAGTTACCTTTGAACAGCAACAACTGCGGAATAACTTAGTGGTTGCCTTGTCAAAACTGGAGGATGCCCAAACTCAAAAAGATCGCGGCGATCGTCGCTTCCAGATTGATCGCGTTACGATTCAAGACACTACAGCTCGCATTTCTGCAACCTTCCTGGGGCAACGATCAGCAGAGTTGACTGTAGACCTGCCAGATATTTCTCTGCAAAATGTCACCTCAGAAAATGTGGACGGTATGGTATTAAGTGAAATTATTCGCACACTATTTACCCGTATTTTCAATGCTATTTTGCAACAAAGTGCTAGCAATCTACCCAACGTTAATAACCTGATCCCACCTCAATTGCGAGATAACCTACCGGATTTCCTTAAACAGTTTCCGCCCCAGTAATCACAGCGACATCCCCCGCTCTGGTCTTACAGGTTGAGTGTGGAGAATACCCCAATTTTTCTTGTAGATAGGGAAAGGGAGTGCAAGCAGAGTTGGATTCTGGTTGATCCTGAAAGCACTAGGATTACTCCCTAGTTGAGATAGCTAGCGCGGTGATTTTAGCAGCGCATTGATCATGTCGTTTTGAGACGTAGTGCCCTAACCCACAGAAAACTTGTCAATAATGGAGGTAGAGTTCTATAGGTTGTGAATGTTGCACGAGTGATTGGAATGATCGTTGAATAAGGCAATGACTACAGCACAGTCAGAACTGCCAATATTTTCTGTAGAAACGATTTTAGGGAGCATCTCCACTATTGCCTGCCAAATTCAACACATGACTGCGTTGGAAGAGGTGATACACCAAGCAATTATAGGTGCCCAGTCGTTGCTAGCAGTTGATCGCGTCGTTGTCTTTCAGCTCAACCATTCCCACGAAGCAGTAGTAACTTTTGAGGCAGTTAGCCCAGGTGTGACTGCTACTCTTGGACAACAAGTCTCTTCAACATTGATGAACCGTCTGTGGGGGAATCAAGCACCATCTGAGCCGATCGCGATTGTCCCCAACATCCACGCAGAACCGCTAGCTGCTGACGTAGTGACTCTGTTTACAAGTTGGCAAGTTCGTGCCTACTTAGCAGTGCCCCTGGTGAGTCAGGGTCAGCGCTGGGGGATATTGATGGCACATCACTGTCAAGAAATCCGAGAGTGGCAGCCCTTAGAAGTGCAGTATTGGCAACAACTAGCTCTGCACTTGGGGATTGCTATTCAACAGGCAGCTCTGCAACCAGTCTTGCCCCACTGTGCTGACAGGGTAGAACCACACCTTAGCCAGCCACCCACTGGCTCTGTAGGCTTAGTCCCTGCTTGCCACGTAGCACTCGATGCCCATGACTGGGGTCTCTGGGTGCGAAATTTTGCTACCAATGAGGTATTCCTGTCACCTCACTGGAAGGCTCTTCGAGGCTTTTCACCCAGTGAACTGCCTGACTGTTGGGAGACGTGGGTGCAGTCTATTCATCCACAGGATCGCGATCGCACGTTACAAGCGCTGCAAGCGTATCTACATCACCAAGCTGCCACCTTTGAGCAAGACTACCGGATATGTCAACCCGATGGTTCCTATCGTTGGGTTTTGAGCCGGGGTCAGGCCATGTGGAACCAAGCTGGGGAGCCAATACAGATCATTGGGTTAGAGATTGAGATTACTGCCCGCAAGCAAGCAGAACTAGCCCTCCAGAAAAATGAACAGCGATTTCAGCATTTAGCAGCAGCCTCACCTGCTGTGATCTATAGCGTAGTTGAAGACTTAGATGGAATTGCCCGCTTTGAATACCTAAGTCCTGCTGCTGAGACCATTCACGAGTTGCCGATCGCTGACATGTTAGCCGACGGTGGCTTGATCTTGAAGCAGATGCATCCTGACGATCAAGATGGCTATCGCCAAGCTATTGGCCGCTGTCTAGAAACCCAAGAACCATTTAGCTATGAGTGGCGCATTATTACCCCATCGGGCAAGGTGAAATGGCTCCAAGCGAATTCTTGCCCTAGCCGACAAGCCAATGGAGAATTGGTCTGGCATGGCATTGTTTTAGATGTCAGCGATCGTAAACATAAGGATGAACTCATCCAGAATATTGCTAGAGGAGTCTCTGCCGCTACAGGTGAAGCTTTCTTCCAATCGCTGGTTGAGTATTTAACTCGACTGCTTAACATAGAGCATGTCTGCATAGCAGAGTTAATAGCACCCAACCACAACCGAGCCAGAGTTTTAGCAGGGCTGAGCTACGGTCAGTCCCTAGCTGGCATGGAACACGACTTAACCAATACGCCCTGTCAACAGGTAGTGGAACAAGGCTTTTGCATCTACCCCAATCATCTTCAGCACTACTTTACTGAAGACTGTTTCTTGGGCAACATCAACGGAGAGGGCTATGCCGGTATTTCTCTGGTGAACTCAGCAGGGGTTGTAATTGGGATCATTAGTATCATTAGCGATCGCGCCAT
Above is a window of Cyanobacteriota bacterium DNA encoding:
- the murQ gene encoding N-acetylmuramic acid 6-phosphate etherase, whose translation is MGLQERGHLLTEQVNPNSQALDQLTALELVDLFNREDQQVIAAIAAARESLAQAIERTAEALRQGGRLFYVGAGTSGRLGVLDAAECPPTFCTPPDMVQGILAGGVSAMFRSSEALEDREADGAAAIAEHQITAQDVILGITAGGTTPYVHGALHEARLRGATTMFLACVPPDQVRVTVDVDIRLLVGPEVLAGSTRLKAGTVTKLALNILSTGVMVQLGKVYGNRMVDVSVTNQKLHDRALRIIVDLTGLARDQADELLTRSGKSVKRALLMHWTGLDAAEAQQLLSQTQGHLRQAVQTYQQLMS
- a CDS encoding AsmA family protein — its product is MNLFGRALFVGLAIAIVVTGIIWLNLDRIVKNQVERDLTTALQTTTTISRFRLNPWRGQLTIQGLTIANPANFTTPNLVTVQSIQVQLRPASLLSNTLKIKEMRVQSTEVTFEQQQLRNNLVVALSKLEDAQTQKDRGDRRFQIDRVTIQDTTARISATFLGQRSAELTVDLPDISLQNVTSENVDGMVLSEIIRTLFTRIFNAILQQSASNLPNVNNLIPPQLRDNLPDFLKQFPPQ
- a CDS encoding PAS domain-containing protein, which produces MTTAQSELPIFSVETILGSISTIACQIQHMTALEEVIHQAIIGAQSLLAVDRVVVFQLNHSHEAVVTFEAVSPGVTATLGQQVSSTLMNRLWGNQAPSEPIAIVPNIHAEPLAADVVTLFTSWQVRAYLAVPLVSQGQRWGILMAHHCQEIREWQPLEVQYWQQLALHLGIAIQQAALQPVLPHCADRVEPHLSQPPTGSVGLVPACHVALDAHDWGLWVRNFATNEVFLSPHWKALRGFSPSELPDCWETWVQSIHPQDRDRTLQALQAYLHHQAATFEQDYRICQPDGSYRWVLSRGQAMWNQAGEPIQIIGLEIEITARKQAELALQKNEQRFQHLAAASPAVIYSVVEDLDGIARFEYLSPAAETIHELPIADMLADGGLILKQMHPDDQDGYRQAIGRCLETQEPFSYEWRIITPSGKVKWLQANSCPSRQANGELVWHGIVLDVSDRKHKDELIQNIARGVSAATGEAFFQSLVEYLTRLLNIEHVCIAELIAPNHNRARVLAGLSYGQSLAGMEHDLTNTPCQQVVEQGFCIYPNHLQHYFTEDCFLGNINGEGYAGISLVNSAGVVIGIISIISDRAIQDSQLIQEVLTIFAVRAASELERQQSEVLLRHYERIVSATPDCVVLLDRNYYYQAVNDSYLRWHNKTQPEVIGHHVSEILGQEIFTTVVKPLFDCCLATRSLRVAETWITCGDGQRRYIRATLAPCTELDGAVSG